From the genome of Mucilaginibacter paludis DSM 18603:
CGGGGGAAACCTTTTTCCAGGTTTCAGAAGCTGTTTCGCCAGGTTTTGCATTGGTTCGTGTCCAGGAGCCAATCAACCAGTTTAATTTTTTAAGATTTGGTTTTGTTTTCGTCTGGTTGTAGGTTTGCACAGGGTTGGAAAGCAGCAGTAGTGCTAAAATAATTTGGTGGATTTTCATGAGTTTTTCTGACAAACATACTGTCCATACCGCTATCAGTATTGTATAAAACCGACACTTTGACTCATTTCTTCAGAAAAAAATTGGCCAAATCTTCTTTGTCGAAATAATAAGCAGAGGGGTCCTCACCGGTAAAGGCTTTAAAGTCACGGATGAAATGGGGCTGGTCGTAATACCCCGCCCTATAAACGATTTCGTTCCAGGTTACCTCTTTAAGCCTGATCAGCTGGAAGATGTAGTTAAAACGGATTATCCGGGCGTAATACTTAGGACTCAGGCCAACTTGTTTTTTAAACAAGCGTTCCAGCTTGCGTTCATTGATGCCGGCAATCCTGACCATGTCTGCTACGGTAACCCGGCCATTATTCATGAATATCAAGTCCAGAGCCATCTCTATCGGGTTAACCGGTAACTCCTGGTACTCCAGGAAAAACAGGTCGAGTTTTGCTTTAAGATCAGCTTCGCCGGTAAATGGTAGTGTAACGGTTTTCAGCCTGGCTAATGCCATGGAATCAAATGATTCCAGATCAATGATTTTCCCGGTCAGGTGAGACATGTCCAAACCGAATAACTGCGCCAGGGCCTGTGGCTTAAATTTTACGGCAACCATACCGGAGGTGCCTGTATTTTGTAAATGGAAATAACGCTTTAGCTGTCCGGCTAATAAGGATTGGGCTTGGTTGCACCAGGTGCCGCCGATATCTGTGCGGTAAGGATCTGCGAAATGGAAAATAATTTCTGTAAACCCATCCGGAACAATCTTCTGACAGTTAACCGTGGTTGAAGAATCAATGACGGCCCAGTAACACTCAATAAGCCTCTTGAGTTGCGGATGTGGTTCAATTCTGAAAAATTCCATGATCGGTATTGAAATCTGTCAGTTATTGGGTTACGATAATCCGAAATTTACTGCTTTTAGCGCCATAGCTTTAACACTCTCAAACGCATTTAAAACAGAAAAAATTAAAGCCTGCAATCTGCAGGCTTTCCCAAAACAATTGATTGCTTATTTTCCTTCGTTTTTCTTATCGGTTACTTCTTTCCTGATCTCCGTTGCAGTTACCTTCAGTTGTTGCATTGCGTTTCTCAATCTTGTTCCTGCCGCTTTGTTGCCTTTATCGTAGAAAGCTGCTGCGTCATTTTCAGCTTGTGCAACCAACTCTTTTAAAGCATTGAATTTTTCCATGTTGTAATTATTTACGTTATCAATTTATTGAGGGACAAAAGTGCTGAATTACATCCAAACAGGCAAGTATGGCCCGGTTATGTAATATAAGCATGTTTGTTGATCCGAATTTGATATCAAGTATGTGCCGACTTAACCCTATCGGGATGCTATCAAACTGTAAAACTAAAATCAATACCTTATTTTTGTGATAAATTTAGAAATAAGATCAACTTATTGGGAACGAGATGCAATATATACTTTCAGACGCTTTAAAAACAACCGGCCAGTACAGTGATGTCGATATTATCCTGTTTGAGCAGGAAGCAAGGTTTAGAAAGGTGTACAAAGGGGAGTTATTGCTCCGGGATGGCGACATAGCCAATGCCATTTTTTTTATGATAAAAGGTGCTGTAATTCAATGCAACCCAAAACCTGGATCCGAAAAATCCATCCTGGATCTGCATGTGGAAAATGACTGGGTTTTGAACCACAAAAGTTTTGTTTCCCAATCGCCATCGGAAAGTGCCATTATTGCATTCACCGAAAGTGAGGTGTTGGAAATAAGTATAGCATCAATCCACTATCTCATTGGCCTGTCGCAGGCGTTTCTCCAGTTGAACAGGATTATAGAACAGGCCACTTCGAGACTTTATTTTTTTGACCATTCCCTTACACCATTGCAGAAGTATCAATATCTGTTTGAAAACAAGCCTCAATTGCTGCAAAAGTTTCCTTTGAAATTTATTGCTTCATTTCTTAAGATTACACCCGAGACTTTAAGCCGGGTTAGGGAGAAATTTGTGAAAAGCAATAGCAGTTCTTGATTTGAATCAATTGTATTATGGTTTTATAATATCCACTTTTGGATCAAATAACTAAACCCAATCAGCGCAAATATGGAAAGGAACGCGATATCAATAAGACCATTTATCGGTGCAAAGGATTTTAATTTGTCGAGAAACTTTTATAATGACCTTGGCTTTCAGGAAATTATATTGAACGCCAACATGTCTCTATTTCAAAAGGATGGACTGGGATTTTATTTGCAGGATGCTTTTGTGAAGGATTGGATAGATAATACCATGGTGTTTTTAGAAGTGGAAAATGTTGGACGTTACTGGGACATGCTATTATCCTTAAACCTGAGCAGCAAATATACCGGGGTTAAGCTTATACCTATCCGGGTAGAACACTGGGGCAGAGAATTTTTTTTACATGATCCATCCGGGATACTCTGGCATTTTGGAGAGTTCAAGAAATAGGAATAAACGTCAGTAAGAACAACTAATAAGTCCCCGGCGGCAGAAGATACTGCCGGGAACTTATTGACATGTATGAGATCAGAATCTTTAAATCGGCAAGCAATTACCAGGAAAGGATCAGTTGAATAAAACCGGGTAATCTGTATAACCCTTAGCGCCTGGTGTATACAAGGTGGTGAAATCGGGTGCGTTCAATTCTGCTCCGTTGATGATGCGTTGTTCCAGGTCAGGATTTGCTAAAAAAGCCCTGCCAAAGGCGATGAGGTCCGCATCTCCTTTATTTAATTCAGCTTCCGCTTTTTCGGCAGTAAAAGTGTTACAGTAAATAATTGTTCCCACAAATTCAGTCCTGATAGCTGTTAGCGTTTGTGCAGGCACCTGTGGATTAATGCTGATGTGTATATAGGCAAGCCCGATGCGGTTAAACTCCCGGCTTAAATGTATATAGGTTTCCTCTGTAGCATCGGCGTCATAAGCCTGAAGGTCGCCAAGAGTGGAATTAGGCGAGATTCTGACGCCGACTTTTTCTTTACCGATAGCGTCCGCTACACGTTGCACCACTTCCAGGGCAAACCTGCTTCTGTTTTCGATGGTGCCACCATAAATATCTGTACGGTCATTCACATTCGGGTTCAGGAACTGCTCAATGAGGTAACCGTTTGCGGCGTGCAATTCCACACCATCAAAGCCTGCGGCAATAGCATTCTTAGCAGCTGTTACGTATCCACTGATCACATCTTGTACACCCTCGGTCGATAAAGCTACCGGCACCGGGTAATCCTGCATACCGGCGGTATCTGTATGCATTTGTCCGGCTGCTGCAATAGCTGATGCACCTACCACCTGTACGCCCGCAGGCAGGTTAGCCTGGTGGCCGATACGACCGGTATGCATCAATTGCAAAAATATCTTGGTTCCGTTTTGGTGTACTGCGGTTGTTGTTAATTTCCAGCCTTCAATTTGTTCTGGTGAAAAAATACCCGGAATACGGGCATAACCCAATGCTTCCGGGGCAGGGGCGGTGCCTTCGGTAATGATTAAACCAGCTCCTTTGCGCTGGCCATAGTATTCTGCCATCAGGGCGTTTGGTATATTGCCGATAGCACGGCTGCGGGTCATGGGGGCCATCACCAAATGATTCTTCAAATTCAGGGATTGGCTATTGTAGGGCATAAGTAACTTTTTCATATCGTTTGTTTTTATGTTTTAAATGATATATCAAAGGTCGCAAGGATGCCAAATTTTAAATAGCGCGCTTCGCCTGAAAAATAGTCCTATCCGCCTGATGCGTACTTTTTAGGTTTTTGCTGGTGGTGCCGCTCAAATAAGCGGGTAAAATGGCTCAAATTACTAAAGCCTAACTGATAGCCCGCCTCACTCACCGAATAGTTCTTATGGCGGAGCAGGTAAGCCGCTTCTTCCATCCGCGCTGTTTGATAGTAATTGTAAATGCTATCGCCAAATACCTGCCGGAAAAGATCTTTCATTTTGGTTTCGCTTAGGCCACCTGATTTAGCCAGATCAGGCAGGCTGGGAGGTTGACTAAGATCGCTGAGTATAGCTTTCCGGATGATAGCAAGCTTTTCTGCATCGGCTTTGTTAACTGGGCTATGTCTGGTAGACTGGCGGTTGTGCAGCTGATTAAACACCTGATAGAGTAGTGCCTCCGCTTTAAGTCGATAGTAAAAGCCAGCTAACCCGTTCTCTGACTGCGGCTCTGATAGCTGTTTGAGTATCATTTGTGTTTCGGTCCCCATACTTTCATAGAAAAGAAAAGATTCTTTGGGGTTAACAATGGTATCAATCAAATAATCAGGACGATTAAGTTCCAACAAGCCTTTAAGGCGCGTGGCACTCAATCCTATTACGGTAAAATAGATCTCTGTATTAGCCGGAAAAGTGATCACTGAGTCTAAATTGTTGGATGCGATCTGGATCGCCATATCGTTATAGCGGCTAAAACTATGTTGTTCCTGATCATCCGTAATCAAGCTTACCGGTTCTTCATTGTTATAGAAAATTACGCTAATGAAGCTTGCCGGTTCGTTTGAACCTATTCGTTTTAAGATCAGCTCCTGGTTTAGCCGGTAGCGGTGTATCAGCAAGCGGAAGTCATCATTTAGATCAATGCGTCGTACAAAGCCTTCGCCAAGGGAAGATGGAATTTGTAGGTCATTATTAACCACAGGTACTTTTAAGGCTTCAGCAAAGGCCGTCAAAAAATTAAACTGTGGTTGGGTAACAAACTCTATTAACATGTTTTTGATAATGGTTGATTTGAGGATTGTAAATACAGGTGGATCTTGGCTGCGTCGCGCAGAATAGTTGACCGCTCTAACTTCAATTTAATATTGATCCTTTACTTCGTTTTCAAGCACAAATTTACCGGATTTAATAATTTGCGCCCGATGTTTTAGCCCCCAGTCCGCTATGCTATCGGCCACAACTTTTAACGAAAGGCCGTATGCTGTTACTTCGTAACTGACAGACAGGGGCTTGGTTGAAGCAACTATTCTATTAATAAGTCCATTCATTTCCAATTCTTGTAGTTCCCGGCTAAGCATTTTACCCGATATCCCGCTAACCGCTTTCAATAATTCTGAATAACGCAAAGGTTTATAAAGGAGACGTGATAAAATTGAAATTTTCCATTTACCATTCAAGATGTCCATCGTGTCATCAATGGCCCTTATTCTCTTTTCACAATCATCTAATGATACATAGTCTGAAGTTACTTTTTCCATGCGATCTGGTTACTTAAATGTTACTTAGGTTACTCAAATGTCACTATTACTTTTTGTCACAAAGTTACTTTTTTTAATTGGCTGTCTCTAATTTTGTAAAAAAAAACGACATGAGTTTAATTGAAAATCTACAGTGGCGTTACGCCACTAAAAAAATGAACGGTGCAAAAGTACCCCAGGAAAAATTGGATTATATTTTAGAAGCTGCCCGTTTGGCCCCATCATCTTCCGGTTTACAGCCTTATAAAATTATTGTGATCTCGGATAAGGCCCTATTAGAAAAAATAAAAGTTATTGCCAATAACCAAAGCCAGATCACAGATTGTTCACATCTATTAGTTTTTGCTGCCTGGGATGAATATACTGATGAGAAAGTTTCAAGAGTGTTCAACTACATCATGGATGAACGGAATTTACCCCGCACAACGATGAGCGATTATAAAAAAATCATATTAAATCTTTATGCTACGGAAGGTAAAGAATGGGAAGCTCACCACGCAGCAAAACAAAGCTATATCGCTTTTGCTATGGCCATAGCTGCTGCTGCAGAACAAAAGGTAGATGCAACACCCATGGAAGGATTCAATTCCAAAGCGCTCGATGAATTGCTGAAACTTACCGGAAGCGGTTATAAAAGCTCGGTGATTTTGACCTTAGGCTACAGGGATGAGGAGAAGGATTGGTTATTAAATATGAAAAAGGTTCGTACGCCAAAATCGGATTTCATAACAGAAACGACTATGGCGGATGCTGGAAATCAGCGGCTTTATAATGAAATTAGAGGCTAAAGATTTCAATCAAAATAATCCGTGCGATTGCTAACAGAAAGTGGCTATCTCGAAAGGGATAGCCACTTCTTAAGAATACCTTACCAGGGGACCTCACCTCCGTTCTTGAAAAATTTACCGGTCGGGCCATCTTTGTCCAATATCGCACATTTTGCGAATCGCTTATGTCGATTTGGTCATTGAGGGTGAAACCCCGGTAAGCTATTTTTGAGTTATTGCAGGTACACAACCCCGGTAAGTTTTTCTGCTAAATCCC
Proteins encoded in this window:
- a CDS encoding VOC family protein, which produces MERNAISIRPFIGAKDFNLSRNFYNDLGFQEIILNANMSLFQKDGLGFYLQDAFVKDWIDNTMVFLEVENVGRYWDMLLSLNLSSKYTGVKLIPIRVEHWGREFFLHDPSGILWHFGEFKK
- a CDS encoding AraC family transcriptional regulator is translated as MLIEFVTQPQFNFLTAFAEALKVPVVNNDLQIPSSLGEGFVRRIDLNDDFRLLIHRYRLNQELILKRIGSNEPASFISVIFYNNEEPVSLITDDQEQHSFSRYNDMAIQIASNNLDSVITFPANTEIYFTVIGLSATRLKGLLELNRPDYLIDTIVNPKESFLFYESMGTETQMILKQLSEPQSENGLAGFYYRLKAEALLYQVFNQLHNRQSTRHSPVNKADAEKLAIIRKAILSDLSQPPSLPDLAKSGGLSETKMKDLFRQVFGDSIYNYYQTARMEEAAYLLRHKNYSVSEAGYQLGFSNLSHFTRLFERHHQQKPKKYASGG
- a CDS encoding nitroreductase family protein, producing MSLIENLQWRYATKKMNGAKVPQEKLDYILEAARLAPSSSGLQPYKIIVISDKALLEKIKVIANNQSQITDCSHLLVFAAWDEYTDEKVSRVFNYIMDERNLPRTTMSDYKKIILNLYATEGKEWEAHHAAKQSYIAFAMAIAAAAEQKVDATPMEGFNSKALDELLKLTGSGYKSSVILTLGYRDEEKDWLLNMKKVRTPKSDFITETTMADAGNQRLYNEIRG
- a CDS encoding winged helix-turn-helix transcriptional regulator, which gives rise to MEKVTSDYVSLDDCEKRIRAIDDTMDILNGKWKISILSRLLYKPLRYSELLKAVSGISGKMLSRELQELEMNGLINRIVASTKPLSVSYEVTAYGLSLKVVADSIADWGLKHRAQIIKSGKFVLENEVKDQY
- a CDS encoding helix-turn-helix domain-containing protein, which gives rise to MEFFRIEPHPQLKRLIECYWAVIDSSTTVNCQKIVPDGFTEIIFHFADPYRTDIGGTWCNQAQSLLAGQLKRYFHLQNTGTSGMVAVKFKPQALAQLFGLDMSHLTGKIIDLESFDSMALARLKTVTLPFTGEADLKAKLDLFFLEYQELPVNPIEMALDLIFMNNGRVTVADMVRIAGINERKLERLFKKQVGLSPKYYARIIRFNYIFQLIRLKEVTWNEIVYRAGYYDQPHFIRDFKAFTGEDPSAYYFDKEDLANFFLKK
- a CDS encoding Crp/Fnr family transcriptional regulator; amino-acid sequence: MQYILSDALKTTGQYSDVDIILFEQEARFRKVYKGELLLRDGDIANAIFFMIKGAVIQCNPKPGSEKSILDLHVENDWVLNHKSFVSQSPSESAIIAFTESEVLEISIASIHYLIGLSQAFLQLNRIIEQATSRLYFFDHSLTPLQKYQYLFENKPQLLQKFPLKFIASFLKITPETLSRVREKFVKSNSSS
- a CDS encoding alkene reductase — its product is MKKLLMPYNSQSLNLKNHLVMAPMTRSRAIGNIPNALMAEYYGQRKGAGLIITEGTAPAPEALGYARIPGIFSPEQIEGWKLTTTAVHQNGTKIFLQLMHTGRIGHQANLPAGVQVVGASAIAAAGQMHTDTAGMQDYPVPVALSTEGVQDVISGYVTAAKNAIAAGFDGVELHAANGYLIEQFLNPNVNDRTDIYGGTIENRSRFALEVVQRVADAIGKEKVGVRISPNSTLGDLQAYDADATEETYIHLSREFNRIGLAYIHISINPQVPAQTLTAIRTEFVGTIIYCNTFTAEKAEAELNKGDADLIAFGRAFLANPDLEQRIINGAELNAPDFTTLYTPGAKGYTDYPVLFN